One window of Helicoverpa zea isolate HzStark_Cry1AcR chromosome 12, ilHelZeax1.1, whole genome shotgun sequence genomic DNA carries:
- the LOC124635249 gene encoding lipase 3-like: MLHGGLYVVFATCVALAAARGSLEGDRILETLNSIDSRYSTDVFEDARLDVPDLIRKYRYPVEVHNVTTQDGYILQMHRIPHGRDANNVPNRKKPVVFIMHGLLSSSADFVIMGPGSALAYILAEEGFDVWMGNARGNYYSRRHTSLNPDALLSTRYWRFSWDEIGNIDLPTMIDYALDVSGEERLHYVGHSQGTTAFFVMGSMQPAYNQKVISMHALAPVAYMANNRNLLLRVLASYSNNIESIASLIGIGEFMPNSVVFTWAGQALCRDEVIFQPICSNILFLIGGWNEDQHNSTMMPAIFGHTPAGASVRQLAHYGQGINDRGFRRYDQGSRLSNYRTYGSFRPPSYDLSKVTTPVFLHYSDSDPLAHVNDVDRLFRELGRPIGKFRIPLRSFSHLDFIYAINAKELLYDRVINLIKAMDANAFDEA, from the exons ATGTTACACGGAGGGTTGTATGTGGTGTTTGCCACATGTGTCGCCCTGGCAGCGGCCAGGGGGTCACTTGAAGGTGACCGAATCCTGGAGACTTTGAACAGCATCGACTCGCGTTACTCTACTGATGTATTTGAAGATGCACGCTTGGATGTT CCGGATCTTATCAGAAAGTACCGTTATCCCGTGGAAGTTCACAATGTGACGACACAGGATGGCTACATTCTGCAAATGCATCGTATTCCTCATGGACGTGACGCCAATAATGTTCCCAACCGAAAGAAGCCAGTTGTGTTCATCATGCATGGACTGCTGTCTTCATCTGCCGATTTTGTTATTATGGGCCCTGGCTCCGCTTTGG CTTACATTCTTGCCGAAGAAGGTTTTGACGTATGGATGGGTAATGCTCGCGGTAACTACTACTCTCGCAGACACACCAGCCTGAACCCTGACGCTCTCCTGAGCACCAGATACTGGCGGTTCTCTTGGGATGAAATAGGAAACATAGACCTCCCGACTATGATCGATTATGCTCTAGACGTCTCTGGAGAAGAAAGGTTGCACTATGTTGGTCACTCGCAAGGCACTACAGCCTTCTTCGTGATGGGATCCATGCAACCTGCTTACAACCAAAAAGTTATTTCCATGCACGCTCTGGCCCCAGTAGCTTACATGGCGAACAACAGAAACCTTCTTTTGAGGGTTTTGGCTTCATATTCGAATAATATTGAA AGCATTGCTTCATTGATCGGTATCGGCGAGTTCATGCCCAACAGCGTTGTCTTCACTTGGGCCGGTCAGGCGTTGTGCCGCGATGAAGTAATATTCCAACCAATTTGCAGTAACATCTTGTTTTTAATTGGTGGATGGAATGAAGATCAGCATAACTCG ACCATGATGCCCGCTATATTCGGCCACACTCCAGCTGGTGCGTCCGTGAGGCAGTTAGCTCACTACGGTCAAGGAATCAACGACAGAGGTTTCCGTCGTTACGACCAGGGATCTCGTCTATCCAACTACAGAACATACGGATCATTCAGGCCTCCGAGCTACGACTTATCTAAAGTTACCACCCCAGTATTCCTGCATTATTCTGACAGCGATCCGTTGGCCCATGTTAACGACGTAGACAGGTTGTTCAGGGAACTAGGTAGACCCATCGGCAAATTCCGAATTCCACTGAGGTCATTCAGTCATCTTGATTTCATATACGCTATTAATGCCAAAGAATTACTGTACGACAGAGTTATCAATCTTATTAAGGCTATGGACGCCAACGCATTCGACGAGGCTTaa
- the LOC124635061 gene encoding lipase 3-like, whose protein sequence is MMLRGGLLVVLTTCVALVSARRSPHADEIDELIKSTGARYSDNILEDARLDVPDLIRKYRYPVEVHSVTTEDGYILEMHRIPHGRDANNIPNQKKPVVLIMHGMLTSSADYVLMGPGSALGYLLAEEGFDVWLGNARGNYYSRKHVRLNPDALLSTAFWRFSWDEIGNKDLPAMIDYALEVTGQEKLHYIGHSQGTTSFFVFGSMRPNYNDKIISMHALAPVAYMANNRNPVFRFLAPHSNRIESIASLIGIGEFMPSNSFTKWIGETYCSDEAVTQRICSTFLLLVGGWNVPQHNATIMPLIMGHAPAGISVRQLAHYGQSIDAGHFRRYDMGSRISNYRAYGSFTPPKYDLSKITAPVFLHYSEKDPFAPVKDVDRLYSELGRPIKYRVPMKRFSHVDFVYGINAKEYVYDSVIRIMKDIEANLVENEV, encoded by the exons ATGATGTTACGCGGAGGGTTGTTAGTGGTGTTAACCACGTGTGTGGCCCTGGTCTCGGCCAGGAGATCTCCTCACGCTGATGAAATTGACGAGTTGATCAAAAGCACTGGTGCGCGCTATTCCGATAACATTTTGGAAGATGCGCGTTTAGATGTG CCTGACCTTATCAGAAAATACCGTTATCCAGTAGAAGTTCACAGTGTGACTACAGAAGATGGCTATATATTGGAGATGCACCGTATCCCTCACGGTCGTGATGCTAACAACATCCCGAATCAGAAGAAGCCAGTTGTGCTCATCATGCATGGAATGTTAACTTCATCCGCTGACTATGTTCTGATGGGCCCCGGCTCTGCTCTTG GATACCTCCTCGCAGAGGAAGGCTTTGACGTGTGGCTGGGTAACGCTCGCGGAAACTACTACTCTCGCAAACACGTGAGACTGAACCCTGACGCTCTCCTGAGCACCGCTTTCTGGCGGTTCTCTTGGGATGAAATAGGGAACAAAGACTTGCCTGCCATGATCGACTATGCGTTAGAGGTCACAGGTCAAGAGAAGCTGCACTACATCGGCCACTCTCAGGGAACTACATCCTTTTTCGTGTTCGGTTCCATGCGACCCAATTATAACGACAAGATTATTTCAATGCACGCGTTGGCGCCTGTTGCTTATATGGCTAACAACCGTAACCCAGTTTTTCGATTTTTGGCTCCTCACTCTAATAGGATCGAA AGCATCGCTTCCTTGATCGGTATTGGCGAGTTCATGCCCAGTAACTCGTTCACTAAATGGATTGGAGAGACTTACTGCAGTGATGAAGCTGTAACCCAACGTATTTGCAGCACATTCTTACTTCTGGTTGGTGGCTGGAACGTTCCACAACATAACGCA ACTATAATGCCGCTGATCATGGGTCACGCTCCAGCCGGCATATCAGTGAGGCAGCTAGCGCACTATGGCCAGAGCATCGACGCCGGCCATTTCCGACGCTATGATATGGGATCCCGAATCTCCAACTACAGAGCCTACGGATCCTTCACCCCACCCAAATACGACCTCTCCAAAATCACCGCTCCAGTGTTCCTACATTACTCCGAAAAGGACCCCTTTGCACCTGTCAAAGATGTTGATAGACTGTACAGTGAACTGGGCAGGCCGATAAAGTATAGAGTACCAATGAAGAGGTTCAGTCACGTTGATTTTGTTTATGGTATTAACGCTAAGGAGTATGTCTATGACTCAGTAATCCGTATAATGAAAGATATAGAAGCTAATTTAGTGGAGAATGAAGTATAA
- the LOC124635348 gene encoding ommochrome-binding protein-like, with protein sequence MVKSYRSVFLLVCVTFLVIVSSPKNTAVADKLIGSCVWGAVNYTSDCNGECKRRGYKGGHCGSFANVNYEFSDQSFQSVVLNLDTGLASIIPGIRNGFASAVDQATGDVYLGGSDGIYKYNYCSNDIEKPALVHRTDIFDMYFDDKLYFVDTGKQNLYTLKDNNKCLVAEVKENLIQHFVIDVNSDLYFVNPSGLFVLEKGSKSPVFVYGNDISIRGATTDANGTPFFVAHNGIYSIDKESKQLVLVVTVNNGYGLAFDRSNNIVYSEERSVNILTPY encoded by the exons ATGGTGAAGAGCTACCGTTCCGTATTTCTGCTGGTGTGCGTCACATTCCTGGTGATCGTGTCGTCGCCGAAGAACACCGCCGTGGCTGACAAGCTCATCGGTAGCTGCGTGTGGGGTGCCGTCAACTACACCTCCGACTGCAACGGCGAGTGCAAGAGACGTGGCTACAAGGGCGGCCATTGTGGAAGCTTCGCCAATGTCAACT ATGAGTTTTCGgaccaaagttttcagtcggtggTGTTGAACCTTGACACTGGGCTGGCCTCCATTATTCCTGGAATTCGTAATGGATTTGCGAGTGCTGTGGATCAGGCGACCGGTGACGTCTACCTAGGAGGGAGCGACGGTATATACAAATACAATTATTGTAGTAACGACATCGAAAAGCCGGCGCTAGTTCACAGAACCGACATCTTCGACATGTATTTCGATGACAAATTGTACTTTGTAGATACAGGCAAACAGAATCTGTATACTTTAAAAGACAATAATAAGTGTTTGGTCGCAGaggtaaaggaaaatctaaTTCAGCACTTTGTAATAGATGTCAACAgtgatttatattttgttaatccCAGCGGGTTGTTTGTGTTGGAGAAGGGCAGTAAATCACCTGTGTTCGTTTATGGTAATGACATAAGTATTCGAGGGGCCACCACTGATGCAAACGGAACACCATTTTTTGTAGCACATAATGGAATTTATTCTATTGATAAAGAGAGTAAACAGTTGGTGTTGGTAGTGACGGTGAATAACGGCTACGGGTTAGCTTTCGATAGAAGTAATAACATCGTCTATAGCGAAGAGCGTTCCGTGAACATCCTGACTCCTTATTAA